From the Helicoverpa zea isolate HzStark_Cry1AcR chromosome 27, ilHelZeax1.1, whole genome shotgun sequence genome, the window ctatgttggggtcggcttccagtctcaccggatgcagctgagtactagtgttttacaaggagcgactgccctatctgacctcctcaacccagtcagactttctggcttcaaaCCACCTGTCTGTCATTAATGATCTTATCTCAAAGGTGGTAGAGACAGTCCACAAAGATATTCCTAATTAAGGAAAATCCAACAGTACCTTTGATTGTAACAGTCATTATGACAAGCAAAAATTTTCGCAAATAATCACGATTAATCACCAttgtattttctaaatattgaaataattaattaaagaaagcGATAAAATACTCTAAAGCTCCCGAGAAAACAAGGTATAGGATAcccagatttttttaaaatcatcaaatgacccctcccgctgtgggttagcagcggtgccctggtacataaaaggcctacgacggaacacgacggtttttagtcagtaagagtctgacactccctcaccgctgctaacccacagcgggaggcgtcatttgatgatttttgacgtcttaAAAAATGATGTATGTATACTTTTGTATGCACCTTTTGTTCCGCAGACAAAATTCTATGAAAGTCTGTATGCGGTTGGAATCGTGAATTAATTCGCCTTGCGTATTATCTGGTACTTGATAGTGGAAGAACCGTCTTATTGAAAGAGGTTTCGACTTGTCGACATACATGACAAAGCAAGAAACAAAGTAGATTATAATCACTACCAGCCCAAAGTTACTCAAATCTGTCTAACGATTCGTAATAAAATGTGTACGCTACGGCGCGAGTCCACAgttcaaaattcaaataaaaaatggagAAGGTTTTGATTTCATGTAGACCTATTACATGTACTGAAGAAACGTCAATAGATttgtgcacggttccaaagagtgggtcttatggagaagaaccgacaAGAAACTCCACAGACATAGACTTCTTTTTAAAAAAGTGTTCACAATATTTTATAGGTTCTCGCGACGgttgcagtgtcgcggacatgttagtaatgttcgcacgcaatgtgttactgtttgctacagcgagtacaccacgagatacaTGACCTGTGCCGAACAGTGATGCACCAAGGGGGAATCTGGCCTTAGTAACAACTGTTCCGAGTAGTATTAGGGGACGCCCCGGTATTACGCATTTCCCCAGATGAGATAAGTCTAGTTATTTAGTGATATTTAGTGATAGTCTGTATCTTTTTCGTATGACAATGAATTGCTATTCTGTCTCGCTAAAATGGCTTGATTGATTTGGTTTGAAGTTAAAGTATACCCACAtattgcagactaaacagtcggcggccggaaaaaatactttttaaagaagaagaattcaatcaaagtttttagtcggttttTATACCGGCCGAATACCATCGTTGGTATTCATTCCAGTCGccccttgtggcacactggtactcagttgcatcaggttagactggaagccgaccccaacatagttgggaaaaggctcggaggatgatgatgaccattcatttccatactgatttatgagcccaaacaatctatcggccgactaaaagcttGTCGTGTGCAAGCACTCGAAAGTTCCAAAGAAGATTTAAATGATACGAGCCTGCACGAAAGTACCAAATTAAGAGCTGCTGTTTTCTACATAAATTAATTCAGCTAagtactttcttattaatattgctacagcctttttatcgtcccactgctgggctgcggcctcctctcacacggagaaggattgggctttaatcaccacgcttgctcaatgcgggttggtgattttaaacttatatatattattcattgtttattgaaatccGTGATATCATACACATACTCCCAATCATTATCGAGAAGGATTAAAGTCTCATTACAATGAAGTAGaacaattattttagtttaaagtacttagattaaaatattaagaaaatctacaaattaggtaggtacgctAAGACTTTTCAGGGGAAGTTTTTTAACGATAAAGAgttaagtaacaaaaaaaaatgtctataaaagttatattatttacctacaacAACAGTCACttgttattatttgaatagAAGAATCAATTATTCAGACTTGGctacaaaacagcactttttgaacgtcaaataaaagacaaacctccagacaccgacttctagagagCGATGGAAAGATGACTATTGTACATATTTTAGAAGCcggttgtttttttaattctttttactatttttacaaATACCTAACTGTAAACTATAGacttataaataaacagaaCTTACTGTATAATTTACCTATTATATGTTCTTAGCTATTTTTTTTACGATCAGTTGTTGATTTCCTTTCACAGTGATAGTAGTctgaaaaaagtttattttcagtgtttttCTCGCAGTGGGATTTCGCAAAAAATCGTAAGTTTtagagccctgcctcattaggacgccaatggcgacgtcgccggctacgtatccaagcagttaatattgaaatgtatggaacctaactcacttggcgacggtttggcaacgtcgccaaattggaagcgtggccacgagctacaggtCCCTACGTGGCTACTggctactctggcagcttggcgacgttgccactaatatgtacacggtaaagtgcacctccctcactcagtcgccagtgtggtcgccagtcagcgtgcgatttcttcagcgacgacgtaaacaattgacggcaaagacgccatggccactcgaatTGGCGACCTTTGGATGCCAAAAGCAGCCAGGCCTgcgccgctggcgacgtcgccatggcgtcttagTGAGGCAGGACTCTTAGAGTTTTGGAGACCCTTCAAACTTTTGAGCTGATAGCATAGTTTGTTTAGGTTCATAAATTAGTATTAAGATGAATAGTAGTCGGCCGATAAcatagtttgtttgggttcaAAACTCAATATAGAAATGAATTAAATAGTAGTGTAGCAGCAATGCAGgtaaagttgataaataaaacagcaatgatggtgtaaagtagaagagtatagtatgtcgtatattttgtaaatacagaacgagCTTAAGTCTAAAATAACAGGGGCCGAAGTAGTGTTAACGCTCAAGCGAGAGCGTCGCGCGATTGTCCAATAAGAACGCTCTGATAAGACTCTGTGAGTACCTAAAAGAAACGAGACAGATGCGCGCGCGAGCGAGATAGCACGAACGTAAATATAACGCGTTCGGCGCGAGCGGTCTTCAATCCCATGTTGTGGGTGGTGTAGCGAAGCGTACCTCACAGTACCCCCCCCTTAGCGAAGCGTACGTTTGGCTTGCATACTCTGCCGGTCCTGGTGACGTAGGGTTGCTGTGAAGGTACAGGATCCACGATGCTCGGTGTACTCGTAGGACAGATAGTGTTTGGCGAATCATTTTCGTTGCAGATGTATGCCGGTTTCAGTCTATCCAGCGATATAACTGTCTCTCGATTCGGTAGCTGTATCTTGAAGAATTTTTCGTGTCTCTGTAGCACAGGATACGGTCCATCGTAGGGTGGTGTCAGCGGCGCTCGAACGGTATCGTTCCTCACAAAGACGTGTATGCACGTACCGAGGTCCTTATGTATGAAGGGACTGGCTGATGTTCTCGCGGTAGTGCACGAAGGTGAGAGTGACGTCATCGTTTGTGTGAGGCAGCGTACGTAATCTTCGTCCGACATGTTAATTGTAGTAGTCGGCGCGAAGAAATCCGATGGCACACGTAGCGTAGAACCGTAGGTCATTAGCGCGGGACTTAGGTTGTTGTCTTCACGCAGCGCTGTTCGGAGGCCAAGTAGTACGGTGGGAAGTTCGTCACTCCAGTTGGTAGTTGCGCCTCTAGCCATTAACGCAGCTTTTAGCGTACGATGCCAGCGCTCTATTTGACCGTTTGACTGCGGATGGTATGCAGTTGTACGTATGCGTGTAATGCCGAGTTTCTTCATTAGCGCGCTGAACAACGACGATTCAAACTGCCTGCCTTGATCGGTTGATATACGTAGTGGGCAGCCGAATCTCGCAATCCAGTTTTCATACAGCGCTTTTGCGACGATCTCAGCTGTTATTTCGCGCACTGGTACAGCTTCTGGCCACTTTGTAAATCTGTCCATGATCGTAACACAATATCGATAATCGTAAGATAGTCGAAGTGGGCCGACTATATCGATATGTATGTGTTCGAAGCGTTGAGATGGCGGGAAACTTCCTAGCGGCGTGACGACGTGACGATGTACTTTTGCTCGCTGACAGCCGACGCAGTTTCTTGTCCACGTTGTTACGTCTTTGTTCATGGATGACCAGAAGAACTTCGATGTCACTTGCTTCCTAGTCGCCTTGATACCAGAGTGGCAGAGATCATGTTGCGCTTTGAATGCAGCAAAACGATGTGCCGGTGGTAAGTATGGGCGAAGCGTGGACGTTGACATCTCGCACGTGATTGGTCGTTGCGTGCCAGGCAAAGTAACTgagatgaattttaaattcggcTGCAGCTTCAATTGTTTCAGCTCATCGTCTTGATCTTGATCACGTGATAACTTGTCGTAGTCGATGTTTGACGGGCATTGTATTTCGTCAATAAGAGATAAGGCGTCAGCGACTGAGTTTTCTTCTCCCTTTACGTACACGATGTTCTTGACGAATTGACTGATAAAGTGGAGTTGTCGCTCACGTCGCTGAGTGTCGCTGCTACTTTGCGGCCTTGAGAGCGCATAGGACAGCGGTTTGTGATCAGTGTAgacggtgacgtcacagccTTCGATGAGTCTTCGAAAATGTTTCACAGCCGCGTAGATCGCTAGTAGTTCGCGATCATACGTGCTGTATCGTGATTGCGTAGCACTCAATGTTTTGGAAAAGAATGCTAGCGGTTTCCAGGCTGCGTTGTCACGTTGTTGTAGCACCGCTCCAATGCCGTGGTCAGAAGCGTCCGTCATGATGCAGAGTGGGGTGCCGGCGATAGGGTGCGATAGTGTTGCACATTCCAGTATGCTTTGGCGGCATTTTTGAAATGCTTGTTCGGCGGCCGGCGTCCACGTGATAGGCGTTTTGTCATTCTTTTTCCCATTGTGCAGATATTTGTTGAGTTCACTTTGCATGTCGGCTTGATTTGGTAAACAATCTCTGTAGAAGTTCAGCATGCCCAGGAAACGACGAAGCTCGATGATAGTTTTCGGTTGAGGATAACTGGATATGACTTTTATCCGTTCTTCGGTTGGTTTTATGCCGTCCGCTGTTACTTCATAGCCGAGAAAATTGATTTTCGCCTGTGCAAATTCACATTTGTTTACGTTGAGTGATACGCCGTATTTGTTCAAGCGGTCAAGAACTCGATGCAGTAATTCCTTGTGTTCTTGTTCGTTATCTGAGTACAACAAGATATCGTCGATGTATGAAAAACATCCCTCGATGCCGCGCAGAACCTCGTGCATGAATCGTTGGAAAGTTTGACTAGCGTTACGTAGGCCAAACGGCATGCAGGTGAATTCAAACAACCCGAAGGGTGTGATGATTGCCGTTTTCTGAGCGTCTTCTTTGTTTATTGGTATCTTGTAGTAGGCCATTTTCATGTCGAGTTTTGAAAAGATCTTCTTATTGTGTAGTTGATAGGTGAAGTCTTGTATGCGCGGAATCGGGTATTTATCTGGTAGCGTGACTGAATTTAGACGTCTGTAGTCGCCGCACACTCGTAGACTGCCATCTTTCTTCTTTACCACATGGAGTGGGCTGGCCCACGGGCTCTTGGAAGGTTGACATATGCCCATTTCCATCATGCGTTCGAATTCGTCCTTAGCCGCTTTGTATTTGTCGGGCGGCAGGGGGCGAGCACGGGCGAAGACAGGTTGTCCCGTAGTCTCGATGTGATGCACGACGTTGTGTTTAGCGGGCGTTTTCAAGGACATAGGTCGCAGTAGATCTGGATATTGCTTGAGTATGTCTTGATATGTCTGCTTGTTGCTAAGTACGTAAACGGCTTGTTGCATCgacgagatttctacggcgttTATCGATAGTTGTGTCACCTTGTCGATTAGCTTCTTTTGATGCAAGTCGACGAGGAGTTTGAAGTGGCGAAGGAAGTCAGCTCCGAGTATCGATGTTTTGACATCTGCGACTACAAATGACCAGCGAAATCGTCTTCTGAGGCCTAGGTCGATTTGTAGATCTTTCTCGCCGTAGGTATTGATTGGTGAACTGTTCGCGGCGTATAGTTTGTATGATGTTGGCGAACATTTCTTCTTATGTATTGGGGTGGCGGCTAGGACGGAGATATCCGCACCGGTGTCAACGAGGAAACGGTGATTCGTGTTGCGATCGAAGACACATAGGCGGTTACTTGTCGTAGTTACACCGACGTCCGCCACGGTCGGTGCCTCTTCTAGTTTTCCGACTTCTTTTGATTTCGCCTAGCGCACGGTGACACGCAGCGTCTTGCCTGATCTCCAAATCGGTAGTGGTAGTAACATACTCGATTGGGATCGTGTTGATGCCTTGCAGTGGACTTTGATCTTGAGCGGGAACGCTGATAACGGCGATGGTTTGGTCTTCCACGGCTACGAAGTTCGGAGATCTCGAGTGTCAGATtctcgagttgttttgagagaactTGTATCTGCGCGGACATGATTTTCTGGTTTACTGCCGCAGAATCTGGTTGAGATGAAGAGACAGCTGCGATATTTGCCGACTCGGAATATTCCATCATCTTGTCTGCCATTGCCGCGAGCATATCGAGTGATGAATCTGTGTTCACAGACAGCACAACTCGCATTTGCGGCGGAAGGTGGTTCATCCACTCAATCTTGATGCCATCTTCGGTGATCATGTTGCCGCCGAGTTCGCGCATACGTCGTAGCAACTGAGACGGTTTTTGGTTGCCAAGTTCCAATCCGCTGATGAGGTTCTTAAAGTTTTTCACCTCGGACTGCTCGTACACGGAGAGAAGGCGTTGTTTGATGGCCTCGTACTTCTTAGTTTCTGGCGGCTTGATCACGATGTCTGTGACATGTTGAAGGTCGGTCGGTTGTAGTTGGCCCAGGACGTAACGATATTTGTTTTCGTCACTGGTCTTCTGCGGCTCGACGACGGCTTCGAATTGAATGAACCACATGCGAGGATATTCACGCCAGAAGGGAAGGAGACGCGACTGCACGGAGACGACAGCGAGTTCTGTAGGCTCGCTAACTTCTTGCTTGTGTTCCATCATttatcacgtcggggtcaccaaaaTGTAGCAGCAATGCAGgtaaagttgataaataaaacagcaatgatggtgtaaagtagaagagtatagtatgtcgtatattttgtttttttttttttttttttttttttttttttggtatggcatctcgcagttcagcctaggaggccgtgtactgcttaaccggacttttccctgtggatgcctagaatttaaggcctccagccaggggcgtaaagcaacttataaactaagcgactgcgctaagggtaccccctgtggggtcggacctcggcttagggcgtcgctggggaggcagcaaagggacaggctggatcatatgatcattattattaaatggggaatttaaagctactggctcagctcgcgggctggctcgatgagcaagggtcgggaggacagagaacgggacgtcgcggcggacctcggcggcgaggtttgtacgaacgcggtttgtgtttgtgtagggtgctagtgagtttactactctcttggaggacagttatctcatcgtcaggttctagaagggcatgcctagggcggcgaatcctactgatgcgggagggagtataattactggctgacacgataagtgagttatcgtgtttctcagcgcgttcgaagtaccgtatggcggcacgcttcatatactggcggatggtagggatttttaagtcgagatgaagaatctcatttcgaacataatagggagctcctgtgattttccgtaaagcacggttttgaagggcctgcattctgtgaaggcggcgatggcttgcctgtgcgaacacagggcaagcatacatcatgacggggcgtatgcacgatacgtagaggcgtaacttgcttttaagagataatttgctctttgagttgagcaagaagtgcaatctgccgtacacaaaggctgctctagagcgcaccttacgtatgtgctcggcgaatgagaggcgctggtctaagattacacctagatatttggcatgctccttccaaggaatcggcctaccaaacatggtgactgacgggggcgcgggaggaagcctacggcgagggctcgaaaagagtatggcctggcttttgtcggggtggagttcgattctccatagcctagtccagacacctaaggtgttgcaataggcttggagatgtctcactatggcggctgggctgcggcctgagcagtagattgccgtgtcgtcggcgaatagggctaattgaacatgcttgttcttaggaatatcgctagtgtatagcgtgaagaggatgggggagagtaccgagccttgtgggacgccagcttttatagggtgggccgaagaaagagtgccgtctatgcgatagcgaaaggtgcgattcgacaaaaagtctcgtaagatgacgacgagacggtctgggacaccgagttggtaaagcttgtaaatcaagcctttgtgccagactttgtcgaatgcctttgctatatcgaagagaatcgtaccggtgagttggccacgttggaatccgtggctcacaccttccacgatgcggtggacttgttggacacaagagtgatgggttcgaaaaccaaactgttctaatgggataagactctttgcttcgacgtaatctttgagacgcttatagataagtatctcgtagatcttgccgaacacattgagtaaactaatagggcgatagctggacgggtctgattttggtttaccgggtttgggaataccgattacggttgcctctttccatgcctgtgggaacaggttatgggtcatggcgcaattgaagatcgcggtcatgagcattacgagggaagcgggtaggattttgaaaactttattggttattctatctgggcccggagctttacggggtttgagacgtttgatgatctctgccacttcgtctggagtgacgggaggcaagggatcgtcggggtcttcttgcggtggtagggaggatctgcgctcgacctcggcttcgacctttagtaggtgagccgggtcgaccggttgggtactaggcgagcattgagcctcgaggctgtcggccagacattccgctttttcatcgtcctcgaaggcgagggaattgtcggggcgtttgatcggcggggtggaagctacttcatcggatttgagtttcctttgaagctgccagaaggcttgatgagtcggctcgagttcgctcagcgtcttgtcccagcgcgtttgacgcatctcagcaaggcgttcctttacagcacgctgtaagttacgcatgtgagacttgttagcgtcgcagggaaaagtactgtaggcacggacagccgcgttcttctcggtcaccagagcacgcacgtcatccgggagcttgaagcgatgaaagctcgtcgcttcaactctacgtgaacacttgtccacggtggattgtacgtgctcggtgaacgagccgatcgcgcccgtcatgtcagcgactgagttgatttcatcgggaattgattctaactgggcggaggaggattttaagctttcgcttagcattctccagtccgtgacaatctgggtgggaggagggcgatccgggtcgagtgggcctgagcgcgaggctagttccacaagaaccggtctgtggtcggaggtgagctcgtgtagtacctcgatcgaatgtaaacgtaagtttacgttcttgaggagcgctacatcgagaacgtcgggaaggtggtcgactatattaggaaagtgagtgggatgcatcggagcgatgacatcgaagttgagggattcacactgattgaatagcaacctgcctcttggagaagtagtgttgctattccaggcgggatgtttggcgtttagatcgcctgctattattacagagtcgctcaggcctagtaaggctctgagatcgttcgtgaaaaggatcgggtcgtaggactgaaaggatgaggacgtgggagggcagtaggccgatacgagagtgatcgactggtgctgggacatggctagtcgacagatcgaggcttcaatgcagcttaagtcggggggagtgatctctacacaatgtagcgatcttttataatagataagcgtgccgcctttgtggcgtgtgatcctgtcatttctaattaacttatagttagctatattagggccgcgtacacgcggctttaggaaggtctcttgtacgagaagaatgtctatcttatgggattgtaggaaggcggaaatctcgtcgcgttggccgagaataccgttggcattataatagccaagcctaagggaatggggtttaattttggatgtattatccatttctatttcctaaagtgaggcaggttttgaactgcctgggcgacgtctgaatactcctgcataacggagtagagtttgataaggtcgccattgctggcgactatctccctcgaaagttgttgagctctgtcgctcgtgaatacactgaacgtgctc encodes:
- the LOC124643514 gene encoding uncharacterized protein LOC124643514, whose product is MMEHKQEVSEPTELAVVSVQSRLLPFWREYPRMWFIQFEAVVEPQKTSDENKYRYVLGQLQPTDLQHVTDIVIKPPETKKYEAIKQRLLSVYEQSEVKNFKNLISGLELGNQKPSQLLRRMRELGGNMITEDGIKIEWMNHLPPQMRVVLSVNTDSSLDMLAAMADKMMEYSESANIAAVSSSQPDSAAVNQKIMSAQIQVLSKQLENLTLEISELRSRGRPNHRRYQRSRSRSKSTARHQHDPNRVCYYHYRFGDQARRCVSPCARRNQKKSEN